The following proteins are co-located in the Nocardia bhagyanarayanae genome:
- a CDS encoding methyltransferase: MTTTLAKVPPARIVRLVEGARSRLQSIDHKLIPAPVSMLEMITASWLTQAVYTAAKLGIADELSAGPLDAEELAERVGANPDALRRLLRLLSSRSLFRHRKDGRYELTSLGDTLRTDAPISMRAFALLVGCPEHWEHWSMLARSVETGEESVTRLRGMGVFDYMETNRELAEIFNDAMTTVSDMSIPPILAVYDFSAFRTIADVGGGHGRLLAAILKQAPRSTGILFDLPSVTAGAPPLLREHGVADRVTIESGSFFDAVPAGADAYVLKHVVETWDDARALHILRNVRRRIAQDGRLLLIEAVLPQDDSPHFGKLLDMEMLVSVGGRERTAAEYGELLTRAGFRPRRVLPTASPVSVIEAEPDPGHGR; the protein is encoded by the coding sequence ATGACGACCACGCTCGCCAAAGTTCCCCCCGCCCGCATAGTCCGGCTCGTCGAAGGCGCGCGTTCGCGTCTTCAGTCGATCGATCACAAGCTGATCCCGGCGCCTGTCAGCATGCTCGAAATGATCACCGCCAGCTGGCTGACGCAAGCCGTCTACACCGCCGCGAAGCTCGGCATCGCCGACGAGCTCAGCGCCGGTCCACTCGACGCCGAGGAACTGGCGGAAAGGGTCGGCGCGAACCCGGACGCACTGCGTCGGCTGCTTCGCCTGCTCTCGAGCCGATCGCTGTTCCGTCACCGCAAGGACGGTCGGTACGAACTCACCTCGCTGGGCGACACCTTGCGCACCGACGCACCCATCTCGATGCGCGCGTTCGCCTTGCTCGTGGGCTGCCCCGAACACTGGGAGCACTGGAGCATGCTCGCCCGCTCGGTCGAGACGGGCGAGGAAAGCGTGACCAGGCTGCGCGGAATGGGCGTCTTCGACTACATGGAGACGAACCGTGAACTCGCCGAGATCTTCAACGACGCCATGACGACCGTCTCGGACATGTCGATACCCCCAATTCTCGCGGTGTACGACTTTTCCGCGTTTCGCACGATCGCCGACGTGGGCGGTGGCCACGGTCGCTTGCTTGCCGCGATCTTGAAGCAGGCGCCGCGCAGCACCGGGATTCTGTTCGACCTGCCCTCGGTGACCGCGGGCGCGCCGCCGCTGCTGCGCGAGCACGGGGTCGCCGACCGCGTCACGATCGAATCGGGGTCCTTCTTCGATGCCGTCCCCGCGGGCGCCGACGCCTATGTACTCAAGCACGTCGTCGAGACCTGGGACGACGCCAGAGCCCTGCACATCCTGCGGAACGTACGCCGCCGAATCGCCCAGGACGGCCGCCTGTTGCTCATCGAAGCCGTACTCCCGCAAGACGATTCGCCGCACTTCGGCAAGCTGCTCGACATGGAGATGTTGGTGTCGGTGGGAGGCCGGGAGCGGACGGCCGCCGAGTACGGCGAACTTCTCACCCGCGCCGGATTCCGCCCGCGGCGGGTTCTCCCCACGGCATCACCGGTCTCGGTGATCGAAGCCGAACCCGACCCCGGTCACGGTCGGTAG
- a CDS encoding VOC family protein, whose translation MALNWKLVIDSKNAPALADFWAAALEYEVEDPSPLIEQLLAAGHLGEDAVVEHGGRKIFRGMAGIRHPEDPFDPLSGVGRGRRLLFQDVPEDKSGKNRLHIDVHGEQGDLEGLVARLEGLGATRVREFDNGPAGHWWVMRDPEGNEFCAA comes from the coding sequence GTGGCATTGAACTGGAAACTCGTCATCGACAGCAAGAACGCGCCCGCCCTCGCGGACTTCTGGGCCGCGGCCCTGGAGTACGAGGTGGAAGACCCCAGCCCGCTCATCGAGCAGCTGCTCGCCGCGGGCCACCTCGGCGAGGACGCGGTTGTCGAGCATGGGGGCCGCAAGATCTTCCGCGGCATGGCCGGGATCCGGCACCCGGAGGATCCGTTCGATCCGCTCAGCGGCGTCGGGCGCGGCAGGCGACTGCTCTTCCAGGACGTACCCGAGGACAAGTCCGGCAAGAACCGCCTGCACATCGACGTGCACGGCGAGCAGGGCGACCTCGAGGGACTGGTTGCCAGGCTGGAAGGGCTCGGCGCGACCCGTGTCCGCGAGTTCGACAACGGACCCGCCGGGCACTGGTGGGTCATGCGCGACCCCGAAGGCAACGAGTTCTGCGCCGCGTAG
- a CDS encoding TetR/AcrR family transcriptional regulator — translation MDRVDLHSGAAGHRGECCLSRRRQIGRRAREEQAHRDSQIRFNRVVLKSMDPGSHGVKRRYDASKRRESARSRRRAVVVAAQQLFERDGFRATTLAAVAERAGVSVKGLYNSFGSKADLAKAVFDFVIAGDDQPIPVAKRPEQLAMRAESEIHRKIEMFTRGLAHRQRRAAQVIILIRDGRHVDDSLAPVWDQLGAEALAGATIVGRDWLATGELRAGIELDEVRDVLANYFRIDNYEWLVLQQGWTFERYTRWLGRTIVDALCR, via the coding sequence GTGGATCGGGTCGATCTCCACTCGGGCGCCGCCGGCCATCGGGGTGAATGCTGCCTATCGCGACGGAGACAGATCGGTCGACGTGCTCGTGAAGAGCAGGCCCATCGGGACTCGCAAATTCGCTTCAATCGAGTTGTACTTAAAAGCATGGACCCCGGCTCCCACGGCGTCAAGAGGCGCTACGACGCTTCCAAGAGACGCGAGAGCGCACGCTCGCGGCGCCGCGCCGTCGTCGTCGCCGCGCAGCAACTGTTCGAGCGCGACGGCTTTCGCGCGACGACGCTCGCCGCGGTGGCCGAACGGGCGGGTGTCTCGGTGAAGGGGCTCTACAACTCCTTCGGAAGCAAGGCCGATCTCGCGAAGGCCGTGTTCGACTTCGTCATCGCCGGAGACGATCAGCCGATCCCGGTCGCCAAACGGCCGGAACAGCTTGCGATGCGCGCCGAATCCGAGATTCATCGCAAGATCGAGATGTTCACCCGGGGGCTCGCCCACCGTCAACGTCGAGCCGCGCAGGTGATCATCCTGATTCGGGACGGCAGGCACGTCGACGACTCCCTGGCGCCCGTCTGGGATCAGCTCGGCGCCGAGGCACTGGCCGGAGCCACGATCGTCGGCCGCGACTGGCTGGCGACGGGCGAACTGCGCGCGGGCATCGAACTCGACGAGGTGCGCGACGTTCTCGCCAACTACTTCCGGATCGACAACTACGAATGGCTGGTGCTCCAGCAGGGGTGGACGTTCGAGCGATACACGCGATGGCTGGGCCGGACGATCGTCGACGCGCTGTGCCGGTGA